Sequence from the Pseudophaeobacter arcticus DSM 23566 genome:
AAGGCTTACGCCAGTTCGAGGTTCACAGCGGACTCACGACCGTCGCGGCCGGGTTCGATGTCAAAAGTCACTTTCTGGTTGTCGGCCAGACCGGTCAGACCGGAACGCTCAACAGCAGAAATGTGAACAAATACGTCTTTGCTGCCGCCATCGGGTGCAATGAAGCCGAAGCCTTTGGTCGAGTTAAACCATTTTACGGTGCCTGAAGCCATGTCCGTAATCTCCTATTAAATGCTGCCCGCGTTGGTGCGGCAGCCCGGCGTGGTAGGTCTGGATCGAAGACTGAACGCCGTAAACGGGAGACAGTGGGTCGAAAAAGAAAAACGTTAGCAGTGCCTATATGCGCGGAGGTTGATTTTTTTTCAAGGGTGAATATACGTTCAAGGCTGGTTAGCACCTATGCAAACAGACAGGGGAGGTGGTCAGGGGCAGCCCCCATCGCGCCGAAACCCCAGAAAATCAGCGTTTGCGCCCAGCCCGCTGCATTCTGCCCTGCCCCGTCGCTGTTCATTCACCAACCCGCCCGCAGCCAATGGTGCCCAGGTTTTTTTTGGCCTT
This genomic interval carries:
- a CDS encoding cold-shock protein, yielding MASGTVKWFNSTKGFGFIAPDGGSKDVFVHISAVERSGLTGLADNQKVTFDIEPGRDGRESAVNLELA